The following proteins are encoded in a genomic region of Corythoichthys intestinalis isolate RoL2023-P3 chromosome 5, ASM3026506v1, whole genome shotgun sequence:
- the kitlga gene encoding kit ligand a, protein MKKPKIRIRVCVHLLLLITLGAHSSKFDVNPVTDDVARLSILKHNIPKDYKIPVHYVPKEEGGMCWVKLNVFYLEESLQDLAHKFGNISSNRKDISIFIQILQELRLNMGSVEAVMYDFECHYRKERWPTEKYFEFVSDFLASAQHRDDSDDCEPPPCPTTPHTQTEQYLKGLPSSSSNNSECNTFTDCQTHQEARLLPEIVERSLLSLLFIPFLALILLLVWKLRSRRNSRGLPQTSGEGVLFTGTEGSASPLDSQITEKNRLNMIETV, encoded by the exons ATTCGGATACGCGTCTGTGTCCATTTACTGCTGCTGATAACGCTCGGGGCGCATTCAAGTAAATTTGACGTCAACCCAGTGACTGATGACGTGGCGAGACTCTCGATATTG AAACACAATATTCCCAAAGACTACAAAATTCCTGTACATTACGTTCCGAAAGAAgag GGTGGGATGTGCTGGGTCAAGCTCAACGTCTTCTACCTAGAGGAGAGTTTACAAGACTTAGCGCACAAGTTTGGCAACATTTCGTCCAATAGAAAAGACATTAGCATATTTATACAAATACTTCAGGAACTACGGCTCAATATGGGCTCTGTG GAGGCTGTCATGTACGACTTTGAGTGCCACTACCGCAAGGAGCGGTGGCCCACGGAGAAATACTTTGAGTTTGTGTCCGACTTCCTGGCGAGCGCGCAACACAGAGACGACTCTGACGATTGCGAACCACCTCCCTGTCCCACCACACCGCACACGCAAACAGAACAATATTTAAAAG GATTGCCATCATCCAGCAGTAACAActcagagtgtaacacattcacAGACTGCCAAACAC ACCAAGAAGCACGTCTGCTTCCAGAGATTGTGGAGCGAAGTCTGCTGTCCTTACTTTTCATCCCGTTCCTGGCGCTCATCCTGCTGCTCGTATGGAAG CTGAGATCGCGACGGAACAGCCGAGGTCTTCCACAGacttctggagaaggcgttctctTCACGGGAACAGAAGGAAGCGCATCCCCGCTAGATTCCCAAATTACAGAAAA AAACAGGTTGAACATGATTGAAACTGTGTAA